Part of the Leptospira sp. GIMC2001 genome, CAACAAGAACCAAAGCTTGCTTGGATATTTTGGCTACAGGAAAAGTGAATCTGATTCGAGGCAATGCATCGGAAATATCAAGCCTAGCGGGTAAGAATCATTCAACTCGAGGCGTAGATAGTACAGAAAGTACTCTGTCTGTAAAAGATTCTGCATTTTACCTCGCAACAGAATACAAATGTATAGTGGTTGTTAGTGGAGAAGTTGATCTATTGACTGATGGTAAGAATATGTCTAGGACTTACAACGGATCAGCTTTGATGCCTAAGATAACTGGAACAGGATGCGTTTTATCTGCTTTCCTTACCGCAGTGATTTCGGATCATGAAGTATCTCTTGCGGATCTTACACAGGCTGTCGCATATTATGGTTATATGGGTGAGATTGCTGAATCACTTGCAAAAGGAACTGGAACATTCAAAGAAAGATTCTTGGATGCTCTATATCAGATTAAAGTTTCTGAAGTCCAAGAAAATCTTAGAATCGAAATGTTATGAAAAGAAATTTTCCAATAGCTTTGAGCATAGCTGGATTCGACGGTAGTGGTGGAGCTGGGATGCAAGCCGATACCAAAACATTTTCTGCGTTAGGTGTATATGCATGCAATGTTCTAACAAGCCTGCCTATCCAAAATACGACAGGTGTAAAAGGTTTATATGATCTTCCTATTCAAGCGATCGAAGAACAAATCGACTCTATGTTTGAAGACCTAGACATTGAAGCGGTAAAAATCGGAATGCTACACAAGGTAGAAATCATTGAACTTGTTGCACGGAAAATGCAGCAGTACAAACCAAAATTTGTTGTGGTTGACCCAGTTATGGTAGCTAAGTCAGGTCATCGCCTTTTGGAAGAGTCAGCAGTTGA contains:
- the thiM gene encoding hydroxyethylthiazole kinase, whose product is MITKHPLVLNITNSVTVNFVADALLAVGAAPVMSEDPTDATELVPIVNGICINIGTINTHQRSIIDKVLSTNSKSKITLDPVGAGATATRTKACLDILATGKVNLIRGNASEISSLAGKNHSTRGVDSTESTLSVKDSAFYLATEYKCIVVVSGEVDLLTDGKNMSRTYNGSALMPKITGTGCVLSAFLTAVISDHEVSLADLTQAVAYYGYMGEIAESLAKGTGTFKERFLDALYQIKVSEVQENLRIEML